Proteins from one Catenuloplanes atrovinosus genomic window:
- a CDS encoding P1 family peptidase, with amino-acid sequence MNQPSRRARDLGVVVGTLPTGAHNAITDVGGVLVGHTTVDDGATLRTGVTAVVPVGLGPGRWTLPAAVFTGNGHGKLVGSTQVDELGVLESPIVLTATLSVFRAADALLTYLMDRRPDGLSFNPLVGEVNDGHLSDIRRRPITEEHVLAALRGASAAPPAEGCVGAGTGTTALGFKGGIGTSSRAVRVAGRPGTVGALVQSNVGGVLTALGVPLPVEELIPDAPRGTPPGNSCMIVVATDVPVDARQLGRLARRAIFALGRVGAAFTSGSGDYAIAFSTAYPGQPVAGDGDLDPVFAAVLDAVEEAMLNSLFMAVTTIGAGGRTSHAVPHRAVMRRLSAAGRLAPGV; translated from the coding sequence GTGAATCAGCCGAGCCGTCGCGCCCGGGATCTCGGCGTGGTCGTCGGGACGCTGCCCACCGGCGCGCACAACGCGATCACGGACGTCGGCGGCGTCCTGGTCGGACACACCACGGTCGACGACGGCGCGACGCTGCGGACCGGCGTGACCGCGGTCGTGCCGGTCGGGCTCGGGCCCGGGCGGTGGACGCTGCCGGCCGCGGTGTTCACCGGCAACGGCCACGGCAAGCTGGTCGGCTCCACCCAGGTGGACGAGCTCGGCGTGCTGGAGTCGCCGATCGTGCTGACCGCCACGCTGTCCGTCTTCCGGGCCGCGGACGCGCTGCTCACGTACCTGATGGACCGCCGACCGGACGGTCTGTCGTTCAACCCGCTGGTCGGCGAGGTGAACGACGGCCACCTGTCGGACATCCGCCGGCGGCCGATCACCGAGGAGCACGTGCTGGCCGCGCTGCGCGGCGCGTCGGCGGCGCCGCCGGCCGAGGGGTGCGTGGGCGCCGGCACCGGCACCACCGCGCTGGGCTTCAAGGGCGGCATCGGTACGTCGTCGCGGGCCGTCCGGGTCGCGGGCCGTCCCGGCACGGTGGGCGCGCTGGTGCAGTCGAACGTCGGCGGCGTGCTCACCGCGCTCGGCGTGCCGCTGCCGGTGGAGGAGCTGATCCCGGACGCGCCGCGCGGCACGCCGCCGGGGAACTCCTGCATGATCGTGGTGGCCACGGACGTGCCGGTGGACGCGCGGCAGCTCGGCCGGCTCGCCCGGCGCGCGATCTTCGCGCTGGGCCGGGTCGGCGCCGCGTTCACCAGCGGCAGCGGGGACTACGCGATCGCGTTCAGCACCGCGTATCCCGGGCAGCCGGTGGCCGGCGACGGCGACTTGGACCCGGTGTTCGCGGCGGTGCTGGACGCGGTGGAGGAGGCGATGCTGAACTCGCTGTTCATGGCCGTGACCACGATCGGCGCGGGCGGGCGGACCAGCCACGCGGTGCCGCATCGCGCGGTGATGCGGCGCCTGTCCGCGGCCGGCCGGCTCGCGCCCGGGGTCTGA
- a CDS encoding IS110 family transposase, producing the protein MVSVAKTVVSGRVRWAGVDWAKDDHVVCVVDEAGRVVERVTVTHKAAGLARMVGVLDRHEVDAVGIERGDGPVVDALLDAGLPVFVIAPGQVKALRGRYGSAGNKDDRFDAFVLADVVRTDRARLTPLCTDRDDTVVLRRLSRARKDVIGHRVAAANQLRAHLDTAMPGTVGLFADLDSPISLAFLAVFTSQDALDRLTEARLARWLARQRYSGRTSAAVLLARIRSAPRGPQGPAGAGLAGITVALVAILQSLVAQIKALSTQIGEAFDAHPDAPIFAGLPKAGTIRAARLLAEIGDARGRFPTPNAMACLAGAAPSTRQSGRSKVVTFRWSADKHLRDAVCDFAADSRHANPWAANLYHRARERGHTHQHAVRILARAWLTVIWKCWTTNTPYEQDKHGQLQLILDQRR; encoded by the coding sequence GTGGTGAGTGTGGCAAAGACGGTGGTGTCGGGTCGAGTGCGGTGGGCGGGAGTCGACTGGGCGAAAGATGATCATGTGGTGTGTGTGGTCGACGAGGCCGGGCGGGTGGTGGAGCGGGTCACGGTGACGCACAAGGCGGCGGGGCTGGCCCGGATGGTCGGGGTGCTGGACCGGCATGAGGTGGACGCGGTCGGGATCGAGCGGGGTGACGGGCCGGTCGTCGATGCGCTGCTCGATGCGGGTCTTCCGGTGTTCGTGATTGCTCCGGGGCAGGTGAAGGCGTTGCGGGGCCGGTATGGGTCGGCGGGGAACAAGGATGACCGGTTCGATGCGTTCGTGCTGGCCGATGTGGTGCGCACGGACCGGGCTCGGCTCACGCCCCTGTGCACCGATCGGGATGACACGGTGGTGTTGCGGCGGTTGTCGAGGGCGCGTAAGGACGTGATCGGGCATAGGGTCGCGGCGGCGAACCAGCTACGGGCGCATCTGGACACCGCCATGCCCGGGACGGTCGGGTTGTTCGCGGACCTGGACTCGCCGATCAGTCTGGCGTTCCTGGCCGTGTTCACCAGCCAGGACGCCCTGGACCGGTTGACCGAGGCCCGGCTGGCCCGGTGGCTGGCCCGGCAGCGGTATTCCGGGCGGACGTCAGCGGCGGTGTTGCTGGCGCGGATCCGGTCCGCGCCCCGCGGGCCGCAGGGCCCGGCCGGGGCCGGGCTGGCAGGGATCACCGTCGCGCTCGTGGCGATCCTGCAGAGCCTCGTCGCGCAGATCAAAGCCCTCAGCACGCAGATCGGTGAGGCATTCGACGCCCACCCCGACGCGCCGATCTTCGCCGGCCTGCCGAAAGCCGGCACGATCCGCGCGGCCCGGCTTCTGGCCGAGATCGGTGACGCCCGCGGCCGGTTCCCCACCCCGAACGCGATGGCCTGCCTGGCCGGCGCCGCTCCCTCGACCCGCCAGTCCGGCCGATCGAAGGTGGTCACGTTCCGCTGGAGCGCGGACAAACACCTTCGTGACGCGGTCTGCGACTTCGCCGCCGATAGCCGCCACGCCAACCCATGGGCGGCGAACCTCTACCACCGCGCCCGCGAACGCGGCCACACACACCAGCACGCCGTCCGGATCCTCGCCCGCGCCTGGCTGACAGTGATCTGGAAATGCTGGACCACGAACACCCCCTACGAACAGGACAAACACGGCCAACTCCAACTCATACTCGACCAGAGACGTTGA
- a CDS encoding helix-turn-helix domain-containing protein, whose translation MEELEIAERLARIEARLSAIEGDRPASAGAPPAVPRDQDDRFFALNGVKQSVGDGVVYAGHVELPTGAVWDWQWGPVPTPAVLDADWSAAVGALSALAHPVRLRLLREVLLGTRGATELGALDGLGTTGQLYHHLKQLAGAGWLRSPSRGVYEVPGDRVVPLLVILTAAIR comes from the coding sequence ATGGAGGAGTTGGAGATCGCCGAGCGCCTCGCGCGGATCGAGGCCCGGCTGTCCGCGATCGAGGGCGACCGGCCGGCCTCCGCCGGCGCGCCGCCGGCCGTACCACGTGACCAGGACGACCGGTTCTTCGCGCTGAACGGCGTCAAGCAGTCCGTCGGCGACGGCGTCGTCTACGCCGGGCACGTCGAGCTGCCGACCGGCGCGGTGTGGGACTGGCAGTGGGGCCCGGTGCCCACCCCCGCGGTGCTGGACGCGGACTGGTCCGCGGCCGTGGGCGCGCTCAGCGCGCTCGCCCACCCGGTGCGGCTGCGGCTGCTGCGCGAGGTGCTGCTCGGCACGCGCGGCGCGACCGAGCTCGGCGCGCTGGACGGGCTGGGCACCACCGGGCAGCTCTACCACCACCTGAAGCAGCTGGCCGGCGCCGGCTGGCTGCGATCACCGTCCCGCGGCGTCTACGAGGTGCCGGGCGACCGCGTCGTGCCGCTGCTGGTCATCCTGACCGCGGCCATCCGCTGA
- a CDS encoding GNAT family N-acetyltransferase has protein sequence MAVERHELNGPEDVDALLEFTRRTWTALSRWHVGDLAWTFGQFNGAVPGTRTSMWREGGRTLAAITAYGAERQDGATLTFHADQARPDAADTALSWAKTTYPHLSVDILETEHHLAAALVRAGLRTDPDDDGPFFLAHRVTLDEAPAPRTPAGYTVRPLHGPGEIPRRAALHRAVWHPSSVTDERYRTMASRPPYRPEFDTVVEDADGRLVAYCLGWYDEDNRAGLLEPIGTLPGHRRRGLARAAISATLHAFGKAGGDTAIVYARGDNAYPIPRMVYPTAGFTAFARTRVYR, from the coding sequence ATGGCGGTGGAGCGGCACGAGCTGAACGGCCCGGAGGACGTCGACGCGCTGCTGGAGTTCACGCGACGCACCTGGACCGCGCTCTCCCGCTGGCACGTCGGCGACCTCGCGTGGACGTTCGGGCAGTTCAACGGCGCGGTGCCGGGCACGCGCACGTCGATGTGGCGGGAGGGCGGGCGCACGCTGGCCGCGATCACGGCGTACGGTGCGGAGCGGCAGGACGGCGCCACGCTGACGTTCCACGCGGACCAGGCCCGGCCGGATGCCGCCGACACGGCGCTGTCCTGGGCGAAGACGACGTACCCGCACCTGTCCGTGGACATCCTGGAGACCGAGCACCACCTGGCCGCCGCGCTGGTCCGCGCCGGGCTGCGCACCGACCCGGACGACGACGGCCCGTTCTTCCTGGCGCACCGGGTCACGCTGGACGAGGCGCCGGCGCCGCGCACGCCGGCCGGTTACACGGTGCGGCCGCTGCACGGACCGGGCGAGATCCCGCGGCGGGCCGCGCTGCACCGCGCGGTCTGGCACCCGTCCTCCGTCACGGACGAGCGGTACCGCACGATGGCCTCGCGTCCGCCGTACCGGCCGGAATTCGACACGGTCGTCGAGGACGCGGACGGCCGGCTGGTCGCGTACTGCCTGGGCTGGTACGACGAGGACAACCGGGCCGGGCTGCTGGAGCCGATCGGCACGCTGCCCGGGCACCGCCGCCGTGGCCTGGCCCGCGCCGCGATATCGGCCACGCTGCACGCGTTCGGCAAGGCGGGTGGCGACACCGCGATCGTCTACGCGCGCGGCGACAACGCCTATCCGATCCCGCGCATGGTCTACCCAACGGCCGGTTTCACCGCTTTCGCCCGAACTCGCGTCTATCGCTAG
- a CDS encoding sugar ABC transporter substrate-binding protein: MKRIQRRVAVAGILTLGLLVAGCGGGDAAETAGDEGYRVGLLLPESKTTRYDTFDRPFIEARLGEACADCEVLYRNADSDARQQAAQAEELLDQDVRVLILDAVDATAAGAVVQGAEARGVPVVAYDRLAAGPVDYYVSFDNEKVGQAQARSLLEALGPSPAGGAIVMINGAPADPNAAGFKRGAHAVLDGAVTIGREFDTPDWSAEAARTGMAAAITALGAEKIIGVYAANDGTAGGAIEALKAAGVTDLPPVTGQDAEIAAVQRILTGEQHSTIYKAIKPQATVAADMAVAAATGTPYAGHATTFTDNGTAKVTSVLLPPVAVTRANVKDTVVADGFYTAPQLCTGSFAAACHDAGIR; this comes from the coding sequence GTGAAGCGAATCCAGCGGCGCGTCGCGGTCGCCGGGATTCTCACGCTGGGCCTGCTCGTGGCGGGGTGCGGCGGTGGGGATGCCGCGGAGACGGCGGGGGACGAGGGCTACCGGGTCGGGCTGCTGCTGCCGGAATCGAAGACCACCCGGTACGACACGTTCGACCGGCCGTTCATCGAGGCGCGGCTGGGCGAGGCGTGCGCGGACTGCGAGGTGCTCTACCGCAACGCGGACTCGGACGCGCGACAGCAGGCGGCGCAGGCGGAGGAGCTTCTCGACCAGGACGTCCGGGTGCTGATCCTGGACGCGGTGGACGCGACCGCGGCGGGGGCGGTGGTGCAGGGCGCGGAGGCGCGCGGCGTGCCGGTGGTGGCCTACGACCGGCTGGCGGCGGGGCCGGTCGACTACTACGTCTCGTTCGACAACGAGAAGGTGGGACAGGCGCAGGCGCGGTCGCTGCTGGAGGCGCTGGGGCCGAGCCCGGCCGGCGGGGCGATCGTGATGATCAACGGGGCGCCGGCCGATCCGAACGCGGCCGGGTTCAAGCGGGGCGCGCACGCGGTGCTGGACGGCGCGGTGACCATCGGCCGGGAGTTCGACACGCCGGACTGGTCCGCGGAGGCGGCCCGGACCGGGATGGCGGCGGCGATCACGGCGCTGGGCGCGGAGAAGATCATCGGCGTGTACGCGGCCAACGACGGTACGGCCGGAGGCGCGATCGAGGCGCTGAAGGCCGCGGGCGTGACGGATCTGCCGCCGGTCACCGGGCAGGACGCGGAGATCGCGGCGGTGCAGCGCATCCTGACCGGCGAGCAGCACTCCACGATCTACAAGGCGATCAAGCCGCAGGCCACGGTCGCGGCGGACATGGCGGTGGCGGCCGCGACCGGCACGCCGTACGCGGGGCACGCCACCACGTTCACCGACAACGGCACGGCCAAGGTCACGTCCGTGCTGTTGCCGCCGGTCGCGGTGACGCGCGCGAACGTGAAGGACACGGTGGTCGCGGACGGCTTCTACACGGCGCCGCAGCTGTGCACCGGATCGTTCGCCGCGGCCTGCCACGACGCCGGCATCCGCTGA
- a CDS encoding serine hydrolase domain-containing protein, with translation MSARPQIVAAVVVAVLAVAAALVAGPRPPSLGPERSGDAALAQRVRDAVEDPDGYRGLSVAYVESGAVRYAGLGDDRITPDTAFEIGSVTKALTGMLLADLETGGVLRAQDTLGALLPGTAGPAASITAEELASHRAGLPRLPPLNPVSLFLRQARAADPYAGIGPDDVAREIGETGELDGRGEVHYSNYGASVLGLALATRAGTPYPRLLTDRILTPLGMGDTVFTLDGAAPPPGAAEGATPSGRPAAPWTASGTAPAGVGAWSTAADLGRLLTALLAGTAPGQAATADRFDADPGQRIGYGWFTRTADDRRIVWHNGGTGGFSAFVAFEPATGRGVAVLGDTARSVDPIGLRLLGADPPADSRSLPEWAVTVVTGFLLLAGASLFTTAIGPVRIRGRRVWGSAPDRLQIVEAALISAGCLTVARVTGDWLVVQPWLWAVACGLSAAGAVHAVTSWRGLPLVTAGGTAASRWTSLTVSAAMAVALTGLFLLP, from the coding sequence GTGAGTGCCCGACCGCAGATCGTCGCCGCGGTCGTCGTGGCGGTCCTCGCCGTCGCGGCCGCCCTGGTCGCCGGTCCACGCCCACCGTCGCTCGGCCCGGAGCGGAGCGGCGACGCCGCGCTCGCCCAGCGGGTGCGCGACGCCGTGGAAGACCCCGACGGCTACCGCGGGCTCTCCGTGGCGTACGTGGAGAGCGGTGCCGTGCGGTACGCCGGGCTCGGCGACGACCGCATCACGCCGGACACCGCGTTCGAGATCGGCTCCGTGACCAAGGCGCTGACCGGCATGCTCCTCGCCGACCTGGAGACCGGCGGCGTGCTCCGCGCGCAGGACACGCTCGGCGCGCTGCTGCCCGGCACCGCCGGCCCGGCCGCGTCGATCACGGCGGAGGAACTGGCGAGCCACCGCGCCGGCCTGCCCCGGCTGCCACCGCTGAACCCGGTCTCGCTCTTCCTGCGCCAGGCCCGGGCCGCGGACCCGTACGCGGGGATCGGCCCGGACGACGTCGCACGTGAGATCGGCGAGACCGGGGAACTGGACGGGCGCGGCGAGGTGCACTACTCCAACTACGGCGCGTCCGTGCTCGGGCTGGCGCTCGCGACGCGCGCCGGCACGCCGTACCCGCGGCTGCTCACCGACCGGATCCTGACACCGCTCGGCATGGGCGACACCGTGTTCACGCTGGACGGCGCCGCGCCGCCGCCGGGCGCGGCCGAGGGCGCCACGCCGTCCGGGCGGCCGGCCGCGCCGTGGACCGCGTCCGGCACCGCACCGGCCGGCGTCGGCGCCTGGTCCACCGCGGCGGACCTCGGCCGGCTGCTCACCGCGCTGCTCGCCGGCACCGCGCCGGGCCAGGCCGCGACCGCGGACCGGTTCGACGCCGACCCGGGCCAGCGGATCGGCTACGGGTGGTTCACCCGCACCGCGGACGATCGCCGGATCGTCTGGCACAACGGCGGCACCGGCGGGTTCAGCGCGTTCGTGGCGTTCGAGCCGGCCACCGGCCGGGGCGTGGCCGTGCTCGGCGACACCGCTCGCAGCGTGGACCCGATCGGGCTGCGGCTGCTCGGCGCGGACCCGCCGGCCGACTCCCGCTCGCTGCCGGAGTGGGCGGTCACCGTGGTCACCGGGTTCCTGCTGCTCGCCGGCGCGTCGCTGTTCACCACCGCGATCGGGCCGGTACGAATCCGCGGCCGCCGCGTGTGGGGCTCCGCACCGGACCGGCTGCAGATCGTGGAGGCCGCGCTGATCTCGGCCGGCTGCCTTACCGTGGCCCGCGTGACCGGCGACTGGCTGGTCGTCCAGCCGTGGCTGTGGGCGGTCGCCTGCGGGCTCTCCGCGGCCGGCGCGGTCCACGCCGTGACGTCCTGGCGCGGGCTGCCACTGGTGACCGCGGGCGGCACCGCGGCGTCCCGCTGGACCAGCCTGACCGTCTCCGCGGCGATGGCCGTCGCGCTGACCGGCCTTTTCCTGCTCCCCTGA